One bacterium genomic region harbors:
- a CDS encoding tetratricopeptide repeat protein — MTHSRLRLIIIPLLVYASLLFADALDDANEYFLTGQYQKAIPAYEQALKTSSDKAEIYYNLAVCNEKLGNLERALNYYESAGSTRDAAAQAARLSAEIKKRKISRLKGEAQSAFDAMNYGVARSKADEIIKLDPENQWAQGLIESITSQNLSPEIDTSTTVLTPETTSKTVDSRPEVGTLSTSKTEPASPLLIILASLAVIVLVLGAFFLGRALKRDTAERIISSMVKLVPAGMLSLKLKKDLILLFFEEGKVIKAVVEGENGETAEGRKAVEMILRRRITYLDKGYGPWNDFANLVVELYRRAENGGLNRTEKNDKDRKSMT; from the coding sequence ATGACTCATTCAAGACTGCGACTTATCATTATTCCACTGCTCGTCTATGCTTCATTGCTTTTTGCCGACGCTCTTGACGACGCAAATGAGTACTTCCTTACAGGCCAGTACCAGAAGGCTATTCCTGCATACGAGCAGGCGCTCAAGACTTCATCGGATAAGGCAGAGATATACTATAATCTAGCCGTGTGTAACGAAAAGCTTGGAAATCTTGAACGCGCCCTGAACTACTATGAGAGCGCAGGTTCCACAAGGGATGCTGCAGCGCAAGCGGCACGCCTGAGCGCGGAGATAAAAAAGAGAAAGATATCCAGACTGAAGGGTGAAGCTCAAAGCGCATTCGATGCAATGAACTACGGCGTTGCCCGCTCGAAGGCGGATGAGATAATCAAGCTTGACCCTGAAAATCAATGGGCGCAAGGATTGATAGAATCCATCACATCTCAAAACCTTTCCCCGGAAATAGATACATCAACAACGGTCCTGACGCCTGAAACGACCTCGAAAACCGTCGATTCCCGTCCGGAAGTCGGAACCCTTAGCACCAGCAAGACGGAACCCGCGAGCCCCTTGTTAATAATTCTTGCATCTTTGGCCGTAATCGTCCTGGTCTTAGGGGCGTTCTTTCTGGGCAGGGCATTAAAGCGGGACACCGCCGAACGCATAATTTCTTCAATGGTGAAACTTGTTCCTGCGGGCATGCTGTCTTTAAAATTAAAAAAGGATCTGATTTTGCTTTTTTTTGAGGAAGGCAAAGTAATCAAGGCGGTTGTAGAGGGTGAAAACGGCGAGACTGCCGAAGGGAGGAAGGCGGTAGAGATGATTTTAAGAAGAAGGATCACGTATCTCGACAAGGGTTACGGACCATGGAACGATTTCGCTAATCTTGTTGTGGAACTCTATCGTCGCGCCGAGAATGGAGGTTTGAATCGCACTGAAAAGAACGACAAAGACAGGAAATCGATGACGTGA
- a CDS encoding PQQ-like beta-propeller repeat protein has product MRSLLLVLFITTFVTAAEEGILKWKYKTGYNWPASSPVIGMDGTIYFGANDYYLYALNLDGSLKWKCFAGSSQTSPCLSTTGIIYVAGAVYDEKWTGYLFAIDQTGSEK; this is encoded by the coding sequence ATGAGGTCGTTGTTACTCGTATTGTTCATTACAACCTTTGTTACTGCCGCCGAAGAAGGTATTCTTAAGTGGAAGTACAAGACAGGCTATAACTGGCCAGCATCCTCACCGGTAATAGGAATGGATGGAACTATATATTTTGGCGCTAATGATTACTATCTTTATGCTTTAAACCTCGACGGTTCGTTGAAATGGAAGTGTTTTGCTGGCTCAAGCCAGACTTCTCCATGTCTTAGTACCACTGGTATCATTTACGTCGCCGGAGCAGTATACGACGAAAAATGGACAGGATATCTATTCGCCATCGATCAAACCGGGAGCGAGAAATGA
- a CDS encoding T9SS type A sorting domain-containing protein: MKKALLSSITTLLVFAGGAFAVNPTLEWKMDVAEELPVITRGVDALISPTAGAVLNIVIRKHKDPDSVYSTSILTHAADDGELLSSDVKNIGGKHTTAKGACIGQNGDIITAGSWYNGTNTVFWTAGYRPQPHGWLWDIVNETSQMEQASKVVTDEYGSIYVIGNTWSAETGADIVIHKYDSDRNHVWNTTIIEEGDDYAYGLDAFKVVSTKRLYLALERRKAADDCHTFIYDLSSETGILDPARTLKFGLRLNFGEVYPSGARYAKKSSYQAADDLFYIAGTLDDGEDKDFWLACCDYEGNYIWEKTFDGGHNDWANAIALGFGYVYAAGTSNNGTDNDCRVIRYDEAGNESWNITYGAAGDQGLSAICLDPAGNFYVTGYTGDVEADSLQELVIKYSQPDVTGIEEQPSSPPSVTLEIIGDFTSAPTILYSIPRGQHEILTFYAVDGRKIESFALDETGSDFSWNASTLPSGVYFARLSCGGNTV; this comes from the coding sequence GTGAAAAAAGCCCTGCTATCATCCATAACAACCCTGCTCGTTTTTGCAGGCGGCGCTTTTGCCGTAAACCCGACGCTGGAATGGAAGATGGACGTTGCGGAGGAACTTCCCGTTATCACGAGAGGCGTTGATGCTCTGATCAGTCCGACTGCGGGCGCTGTTTTGAACATAGTAATCCGCAAACACAAAGACCCGGATTCCGTTTACTCGACATCGATATTAACTCATGCTGCGGATGACGGGGAGCTCTTAAGCAGCGATGTCAAGAACATCGGCGGAAAACACACCACTGCCAAGGGCGCATGCATAGGGCAAAACGGCGATATCATCACCGCAGGCTCCTGGTACAACGGAACGAATACCGTCTTCTGGACCGCAGGGTACCGGCCGCAGCCCCACGGCTGGCTCTGGGACATTGTTAACGAGACGAGCCAGATGGAGCAGGCAAGCAAGGTTGTCACGGACGAGTACGGAAGCATCTACGTTATAGGAAACACCTGGAGCGCGGAGACCGGCGCCGACATCGTCATTCACAAGTACGACTCCGACCGCAACCACGTGTGGAATACCACGATCATTGAGGAAGGCGACGATTACGCCTACGGTCTGGATGCCTTCAAAGTAGTTTCAACGAAAAGGCTTTATCTAGCACTGGAGAGAAGGAAGGCTGCGGACGACTGCCATACATTCATCTACGACCTTTCCTCGGAAACAGGAATACTGGATCCTGCGAGGACCCTTAAATTCGGATTGAGGCTCAACTTCGGAGAAGTTTACCCCTCTGGCGCGCGTTACGCGAAGAAGTCTTCTTATCAGGCCGCCGACGACCTCTTCTACATCGCGGGAACCCTGGACGATGGAGAGGACAAGGACTTCTGGCTAGCCTGCTGCGACTACGAGGGCAACTACATATGGGAGAAGACTTTCGACGGCGGCCACAACGACTGGGCGAACGCCATCGCCCTGGGTTTCGGCTACGTTTACGCGGCGGGGACTTCGAACAACGGAACCGACAACGACTGCCGGGTGATCCGCTACGATGAGGCAGGTAACGAGAGCTGGAATATAACATACGGCGCGGCAGGAGACCAGGGACTCAGCGCGATCTGCCTCGATCCTGCGGGAAACTTCTACGTAACAGGCTACACAGGCGATGTCGAGGCGGACTCATTACAGGAGTTGGTCATAAAGTACAGCCAACCAGACGTTACAGGTATCGAAGAGCAGCCCTCCTCGCCCCCCTCAGTGACGCTTGAAATCATCGGCGACTTCACATCTGCTCCCACTATCCTCTACTCGATTCCCCGGGGACAGCATGAAATATTGACCTTCTATGCCGTCGACGGCCGCAAGATTGAGTCTTTTGCACTCGACGAAACCGGGTCCGATTTCTCATGGAATGCATCGACGCTTCCCTCAGGCGTGTACTTTGCCAGATTATCTTGCGGGGGCAATACCGT
- a CDS encoding S8 family serine peptidase, with product MSRKLLYFFLFLPFLASAKTDWSRVDLDNPERFVQGRITVCFRQGFNLDDAMPLLSSRNVKEVRRISQLNALTLAIPDGSNAGEYLEYYESMPDVLFAEPVAINYVFWTPNDPLFSYQWHYDANHLDMPSAWDKERGSSSVIIAIVDTGIAFEDYAIPSYELYEVSSEDGYYYIAPDLTSTQFVAGYDFIHDDSHPNDQYSHGTHVAGTVAQATNNGKGVAGMAPDCKLMPVQVLSYKGSGPSDAIADGITWAADNGADVINLSLGGDPGDSTGMSIEHQAITYASNKGVVVVAAAGNQAVGEVSYPGGYDECICVAALDYNNSLSYYSQWGPGLDISAPGGDVTVDLNGDELADGVLQCTYLVGGDGNSGAKVDSFAYMFYQGTSMATPHVAGLAALLLSHGITGVQNVKDAIYQTARDLGSSGYDTRYGWGMIDPSAALDYGSGTGNPPQTPSAPTGPSSASAGQSVTFTASTTDPDGDQVAYRFDWGDGNVSAWTSFVSSGVSQSSSHSYTKGGTFYVKAKAKDSNGKESGWSSGSAITITGGAADIAIPVLQNPLLSQYIDIWVVPTTGPLLYAPEVTVTLNADERAVTMESVSASDAYVGDYTFYESGTATIDVTADGQSDSRVFTVSSIASQGGTLFSPDSRVRLEIPEAAVGTKTFFTLIPEKTEQGALSSQYAIPAPKDVKSFGDAYRAGPSQDIPATVSFSYSGYNLSEAEVSSLSIMRYENETWTRVPCFIDRKQSEVVADIKRLGVFMLVTDPATKTPALPEALSLVLESPTEKKLKFSVNEVMPVSLAIFDATGRKVCALYEGISGRGEFSLTWNGMDDKGRLVNQGVYFARLQTPSACKTIKIVSVR from the coding sequence TTGAGCAGAAAACTGTTGTACTTTTTTTTATTCCTGCCCTTTCTTGCGTCTGCAAAAACGGACTGGTCAAGGGTTGATCTTGACAATCCGGAACGATTCGTTCAGGGCAGAATAACCGTATGTTTCAGGCAAGGCTTCAATCTTGACGATGCCATGCCGCTGCTTTCATCCAGAAACGTTAAGGAAGTGCGAAGAATCAGCCAGTTGAACGCCTTGACTCTTGCAATTCCCGACGGTTCGAATGCAGGGGAGTATTTAGAATACTACGAATCAATGCCAGACGTTCTCTTTGCGGAACCTGTTGCTATCAACTATGTATTTTGGACCCCTAACGATCCCTTATTTTCGTATCAGTGGCACTACGATGCAAACCACCTCGACATGCCTTCTGCATGGGATAAGGAGCGCGGCTCGTCAAGCGTCATCATCGCGATTGTTGATACTGGAATAGCTTTCGAGGATTACGCTATTCCATCCTACGAGCTGTACGAGGTATCATCTGAAGACGGCTACTACTACATTGCGCCCGACCTGACATCTACTCAGTTTGTTGCCGGCTACGACTTCATACACGACGATAGCCATCCCAACGACCAGTACAGCCACGGCACTCATGTTGCAGGCACCGTAGCGCAGGCCACAAACAACGGCAAGGGCGTTGCAGGCATGGCTCCGGACTGCAAGCTTATGCCCGTTCAGGTTCTTAGTTATAAAGGAAGCGGACCCTCGGATGCGATAGCCGACGGAATAACCTGGGCAGCGGACAACGGAGCAGACGTAATAAACCTGAGCCTTGGCGGTGACCCAGGCGACTCAACCGGGATGTCAATTGAGCATCAGGCGATAACGTATGCATCAAACAAAGGCGTAGTTGTTGTAGCTGCTGCTGGAAACCAGGCCGTAGGTGAGGTAAGCTACCCTGGCGGTTACGATGAATGCATCTGCGTTGCGGCGCTCGACTACAACAACTCTCTATCCTACTACTCCCAGTGGGGTCCTGGTCTTGATATCTCGGCCCCTGGCGGTGACGTCACAGTAGACCTGAATGGAGATGAACTAGCCGACGGCGTCCTTCAGTGCACATATCTTGTCGGCGGAGACGGTAACAGCGGCGCCAAGGTGGATAGTTTCGCATACATGTTCTATCAGGGAACTTCAATGGCTACACCCCATGTCGCAGGCCTTGCAGCGCTCCTCTTAAGCCACGGGATAACGGGAGTCCAGAACGTCAAGGATGCCATATATCAGACTGCGCGCGACCTTGGATCATCAGGCTACGATACTCGCTACGGTTGGGGAATGATTGACCCCTCAGCCGCGCTCGACTACGGCAGCGGAACAGGCAATCCGCCTCAGACACCATCCGCGCCGACCGGTCCATCCTCGGCTTCGGCAGGCCAAAGCGTTACTTTTACAGCGTCGACTACAGACCCGGATGGAGACCAGGTTGCCTACAGATTCGACTGGGGCGACGGAAACGTATCGGCATGGACATCATTCGTTTCAAGCGGAGTATCACAATCGTCATCGCACTCATACACAAAGGGTGGAACATTCTACGTTAAAGCCAAGGCCAAGGATTCCAACGGCAAGGAATCTGGATGGTCATCGGGCTCTGCAATCACTATAACAGGCGGCGCAGCGGATATAGCAATACCGGTGCTTCAGAATCCCCTCCTCTCCCAGTACATAGATATCTGGGTCGTTCCAACAACAGGACCTCTTCTTTATGCACCCGAAGTGACTGTTACTTTAAATGCCGACGAAAGAGCTGTAACCATGGAATCCGTCTCAGCTTCTGACGCCTATGTCGGCGATTACACATTCTACGAAAGCGGAACAGCAACAATAGATGTAACTGCAGACGGGCAGAGCGACTCCAGGGTATTTACCGTTTCGAGCATCGCCTCCCAAGGCGGAACCCTCTTCTCCCCTGATTCAAGAGTGAGATTAGAGATTCCTGAAGCTGCTGTTGGGACCAAAACCTTCTTTACACTTATCCCTGAAAAAACAGAACAAGGCGCTCTCTCGAGTCAGTACGCGATACCCGCTCCTAAGGACGTTAAGAGCTTTGGTGACGCTTACAGGGCAGGACCTTCGCAGGACATTCCTGCAACCGTTTCTTTCTCATATTCCGGATACAACCTTTCAGAGGCTGAGGTCTCAAGCCTGTCCATTATGCGCTACGAAAACGAAACCTGGACAAGAGTCCCTTGCTTTATCGACAGAAAACAATCCGAGGTAGTAGCGGACATCAAGAGGCTTGGCGTATTCATGCTTGTAACCGACCCGGCGACAAAAACGCCTGCACTGCCGGAAGCGCTCTCCTTAGTTCTAGAATCGCCTACCGAAAAGAAACTTAAATTCTCCGTTAACGAGGTCATGCCGGTTTCCCTGGCTATTTTCGACGCCACAGGCCGCAAGGTATGCGCTCTCTATGAAGGTATTTCAGGCAGAGGCGAGTTTTCTCTCACATGGAACGGCATGGACGATAAAGGTCGTCTTGTCAACCAGGGGGTTTATTTCGCCCGGCTCCAGACACCTTCAGCATGCAAAACCATAAAGATTGTCTCGGTACGATAG
- a CDS encoding nitroreductase: MHVKEAIEARRAYRSLQPVEISEEIIVELAKAAQLAPSCNNNQPWRFVFAYEPDVLLKMRDALSKGNEWIHRASMIIVVLSKKELDCVMPNREFYYAFDTGMAIGLLMLRATELGLVAHPIAGFSPKKTRAILGIPDEWDVITLVNVGKKSPVINELLSNEQAEREVERPERLPLEKFVFRNRFIEDGNG, from the coding sequence ATGCACGTCAAAGAAGCAATAGAAGCGCGCAGGGCTTATCGTTCGCTTCAGCCGGTGGAGATTTCTGAAGAAATTATCGTTGAACTGGCGAAAGCGGCTCAACTTGCACCTTCATGCAACAACAATCAGCCGTGGCGTTTCGTGTTCGCGTACGAACCCGACGTTCTACTCAAGATGCGCGATGCCCTCTCTAAAGGCAACGAATGGATACACCGTGCGTCCATGATTATCGTAGTCTTATCCAAGAAGGAACTCGACTGCGTTATGCCCAACCGGGAGTTCTACTACGCCTTCGATACCGGTATGGCGATAGGTCTTTTGATGCTGCGCGCCACCGAACTTGGTCTTGTCGCTCACCCTATAGCAGGCTTCAGTCCAAAAAAAACGAGGGCGATTCTTGGCATTCCGGACGAGTGGGACGTGATCACGCTCGTCAACGTGGGAAAGAAATCGCCCGTGATAAACGAACTTCTCTCAAATGAACAGGCTGAGAGGGAGGTAGAAAGACCCGAGCGTCTGCCCTTGGAGAAGTTCGTGTTCCGCAACAGATTTATTGAGGACGGCAATGGATAA
- a CDS encoding peroxiredoxin: MIKIGEKAFEFTLEDAEKNKVNLSDMKGKWVVLYFYPKDDTPGCTTEALQFTEHIKDFRSLNSEVVGISADSCDSHQKFMVKFDLGVRLLSDPEHKVLERYSAWGEKKMYGKVFMGIERSTVIIDPEGKIAFHWPKVKPDGHAKEVMAKLKELQSTR; encoded by the coding sequence ATGATTAAGATAGGAGAAAAGGCATTCGAGTTTACACTCGAAGATGCTGAAAAGAACAAGGTAAATCTTTCGGACATGAAAGGAAAATGGGTAGTCCTTTATTTCTACCCTAAGGATGATACACCGGGATGCACCACTGAAGCGCTTCAATTCACGGAACATATTAAGGATTTCAGAAGCCTCAACTCAGAGGTTGTTGGAATAAGCGCGGACTCGTGCGACAGCCACCAGAAGTTCATGGTAAAGTTTGACCTGGGAGTCAGGCTTCTTTCAGACCCCGAGCACAAGGTACTCGAGCGCTACTCGGCTTGGGGTGAAAAAAAGATGTACGGCAAGGTCTTTATGGGTATAGAGCGTTCGACCGTGATCATCGATCCTGAAGGAAAGATAGCGTTCCACTGGCCAAAGGTAAAACCCGACGGTCATGCCAAAGAAGTCATGGCTAAATTGAAAGAATTGCAGTCAACACGTTAG
- a CDS encoding redoxin family protein, whose protein sequence is MRRKLLFAVSILIALSCMTGGGMNGIRAPEIRVRDEQYWINSAPLFMKELGGKVVLVDIWDYTCVNCIRTLPYIEACYERYKDKGLVIIGVHTPEFAFARERANVEEAVRRFGIKYPVVMDNDYEIWSSYANSYWPRKYLIDKNGYIRYDHAGEGGYEETERKIQELLKQINPDIELASIAKDTSENNSSGGITGGVCFPMTPELYLGYERGRLGNREGYKPGRIVDYKAPDSLVDGYVYARGAWRNEPEAMIHSRVTEQPEDYIAIRFHATEVNAVIKPERGRDYRVYVKQDGKWVKPEDGGYDLKFTDKGESYIEIVEPRMYRIVSNVEYGAHTLELSSASDGFGIYAFTFGACK, encoded by the coding sequence ATGAGAAGAAAACTTCTTTTCGCGGTCTCGATTCTTATAGCACTATCTTGTATGACGGGAGGCGGAATGAACGGCATCAGAGCACCTGAAATCCGCGTCAGAGATGAACAGTATTGGATTAACTCTGCACCTCTTTTTATGAAGGAACTTGGCGGCAAGGTTGTCCTTGTTGATATATGGGATTATACCTGCGTGAACTGCATACGGACTCTGCCCTATATTGAGGCTTGCTACGAAAGGTACAAGGACAAGGGATTGGTCATCATCGGCGTCCATACTCCCGAGTTCGCTTTCGCAAGGGAGCGAGCGAATGTCGAAGAGGCGGTGCGTAGATTCGGGATTAAATATCCTGTAGTGATGGATAACGATTACGAAATATGGTCATCGTACGCGAACTCCTACTGGCCGCGCAAATATCTTATCGACAAAAACGGCTACATCCGCTACGATCACGCCGGTGAAGGAGGGTATGAAGAAACCGAACGAAAAATCCAGGAGCTTCTGAAACAAATAAATCCTGATATCGAGCTTGCGTCAATCGCAAAGGATACGTCTGAGAATAATTCAAGTGGAGGCATTACGGGTGGAGTTTGCTTTCCAATGACCCCTGAGCTTTACCTTGGATACGAACGCGGCAGGCTAGGTAACCGCGAGGGGTACAAACCGGGCAGGATAGTGGATTATAAGGCTCCGGATTCACTCGTTGACGGCTACGTATACGCCCGAGGCGCATGGCGCAACGAACCGGAGGCGATGATTCATTCCCGCGTGACAGAACAGCCTGAGGATTACATAGCCATCCGCTTTCACGCGACAGAGGTAAATGCGGTCATCAAGCCTGAGAGAGGGAGAGATTATAGAGTCTATGTCAAACAAGACGGCAAATGGGTTAAGCCCGAGGATGGGGGTTATGACCTCAAGTTCACGGATAAGGGTGAGAGTTATATTGAGATTGTTGAGCCGCGTATGTACCGCATTGTCTCGAATGTTGAGTACGGTGCGCATACGCTCGAACTCTCATCTGCATCTGATGGCTTCGGGATTTACGCCTTCACCTTCGGCGCGTGTAAGTAA
- a CDS encoding coproporphyrinogen III oxidase family protein produces MCANLTSIVRKYFSGPGSDYRFVPARSITLPPIDKTDLYIHIPFCKNMCPYCPYNKVEYDKALASRYKDALLREIEFYRERLGRIEITSVYVGGGTPTNLIDELFEIVSSLRKNFEITGELAIETTPSDISEEVVKKLSRWGFGLVSLGVQSFNEKYLELIGRNYASETLDSAIRKTLKAGFKTVNIDLMFALPGQTVEEMLADIKKAVDHGVDQITLYPLFTFPYSRTGHYLHLKKVRMPNLQLRRVMYKSMHDYLEASGFERVSVWGFRRGDPPRYSSVTRNKYIGLGAGAASYLPGVFYFNTFPPEAYIESCLDGKLPVSLKMDVSESMERFYWLYWRFYDTYIPKSQLNIKISKDLRKIRTPLEIARILGIWTQDKHTISLTERGSFWLHLAQNYFILNYIDKVWSESIKQPWPKEIKI; encoded by the coding sequence GTGTGTGCAAATTTAACTTCAATCGTTCGAAAGTACTTCAGCGGTCCTGGTTCGGACTATCGATTTGTTCCAGCCAGGAGCATCACCCTCCCTCCAATTGATAAAACAGATTTGTACATTCACATACCGTTTTGTAAGAATATGTGTCCTTATTGTCCTTACAATAAGGTGGAATACGATAAAGCACTTGCCTCAAGATATAAGGATGCTCTTTTAAGGGAGATAGAATTCTACAGGGAAAGGCTCGGCAGGATTGAAATAACTTCCGTTTATGTTGGAGGCGGCACACCCACGAATCTAATAGACGAACTTTTCGAGATTGTATCTAGTTTGAGAAAAAACTTCGAAATAACGGGCGAGCTTGCCATTGAGACTACGCCATCAGATATAAGCGAAGAGGTAGTCAAGAAATTATCTCGATGGGGGTTCGGTCTCGTAAGTTTGGGGGTTCAGAGCTTTAACGAGAAATACCTTGAACTGATTGGGAGGAATTATGCGTCAGAAACCTTAGATTCAGCAATCCGGAAGACCCTTAAGGCAGGTTTCAAGACCGTTAATATTGACCTTATGTTTGCTCTTCCCGGACAGACTGTTGAGGAGATGCTTGCCGATATAAAGAAGGCGGTTGACCACGGAGTTGATCAGATAACCCTTTATCCCTTGTTTACCTTTCCCTATTCAAGAACGGGGCATTATCTCCATCTAAAAAAAGTCAGGATGCCTAATCTCCAACTCCGTCGCGTGATGTACAAATCGATGCATGATTACCTCGAAGCATCCGGGTTTGAGAGGGTATCTGTATGGGGATTCAGGCGGGGCGATCCGCCAAGATACTCTTCAGTAACCAGGAATAAGTATATAGGTCTTGGAGCAGGCGCTGCATCTTACCTGCCGGGTGTATTCTATTTTAACACTTTCCCTCCGGAAGCCTACATAGAATCGTGTCTTGACGGAAAGTTGCCAGTGTCCCTTAAAATGGATGTCTCTGAATCCATGGAAAGATTCTATTGGCTTTATTGGAGGTTTTACGATACGTATATCCCAAAGTCTCAGTTAAATATAAAAATTTCAAAGGACCTCAGAAAAATCCGCACTCCTCTTGAAATCGCCCGGATACTCGGAATATGGACGCAGGACAAACATACAATATCGTTGACAGAGAGGGGTTCTTTCTGGCTCCATCTGGCTCAGAACTACTTCATACTAAATTACATAGATAAGGTTTGGTCAGAATCAATCAAACAACCCTGGCCAAAAGAGATTAAAATTTAA
- a CDS encoding PQQ-binding-like beta-propeller repeat protein, producing MIKWRYEFNEESYESPIIDTDGTIYASFGYTLYAINPDSTIKWEYYLYKIGSPSIGESGILYCPSDSYLYALIIDSIPSNPDFAVKWKTDNIAGSLGWIYQPTVGADGVIYVCSHFRGLYAVSLDGTIRWEYNTSGYVDCCPVISSDGTLYIDDYDGYLYAITCSSKGLASSPWPKYNHDNFNSGCVSGGVGIEGNNRVAQNPLKVSASVVSDHIRIVCDIPEAQYAVLKIFDISGRRISEKLAVRSGEIFFPERFPAGVYLVRLESEDAAISSKVVVVR from the coding sequence TTGATAAAATGGCGTTACGAATTTAATGAGGAATCTTACGAGTCTCCTATAATCGATACAGATGGAACTATCTACGCCAGCTTTGGTTACACCCTTTATGCAATAAACCCCGATAGTACCATCAAGTGGGAATATTATTTGTACAAAATCGGAAGTCCTTCAATTGGAGAAAGCGGTATTCTATACTGTCCATCCGATTCATATCTCTACGCATTAATAATTGATTCGATTCCTTCTAATCCCGATTTTGCCGTTAAGTGGAAAACCGACAATATTGCGGGATCATTGGGGTGGATTTATCAGCCTACTGTCGGTGCAGATGGAGTTATCTATGTGTGTTCGCACTTTCGAGGTCTTTATGCTGTAAGTCTTGATGGAACCATACGTTGGGAATATAATACAAGCGGCTATGTAGACTGTTGTCCCGTGATCTCTTCAGATGGAACCTTATATATTGATGATTACGACGGCTATCTCTATGCAATTACATGTTCTTCCAAAGGGCTTGCGTCATCTCCATGGCCGAAATATAACCACGATAACTTTAATTCGGGCTGTGTCAGTGGAGGTGTCGGAATAGAGGGAAACAATAGGGTGGCACAAAACCCGCTTAAAGTAAGCGCAAGTGTCGTCTCAGACCACATCCGGATTGTCTGTGACATTCCCGAGGCGCAATACGCAGTTTTGAAAATCTTTGACATATCCGGCCGACGGATATCGGAGAAGCTGGCCGTAAGATCTGGTGAAATCTTCTTTCCCGAGCGTTTCCCCGCAGGGGTTTATCTTGTAAGGCTCGAATCAGAAGACGCGGCCATATCCTCGAAGGTTGTTGTGGTCAGATAA
- a CDS encoding response regulator translates to MIYKKILLLYKDRQSLARLSRTLENVGHKVFDVDDTSKAIELLREESAEMVIASDEFRNPDVFELCQLIKEDDNLLHRSTKFLVISSKETPQAKKKANEAKVDELIPEPFTLPILVDRINSLLSDENHQAPGTELSGSIAQTGLVDILQLIEFSAKNGVLTVSSGMRRGTMTFAMGQLIKARVGKIHDEAAVYEMLSWKEGDFFFQALDMPENEADTGVTPLASVSSLVLEWARFKDEGKGKPTSAPQEYGAKEPALNLLFSMASWLDYLREK, encoded by the coding sequence GTGATTTACAAAAAAATCCTGCTTCTATACAAGGACCGTCAGTCACTTGCGAGATTGAGCCGAACGCTTGAGAACGTTGGGCATAAAGTCTTTGACGTTGACGATACAAGTAAGGCTATCGAACTTCTTCGTGAAGAATCGGCTGAGATGGTCATCGCAAGCGACGAGTTTAGGAATCCGGATGTTTTCGAACTTTGTCAATTGATCAAGGAAGATGATAATCTGCTCCACAGGAGTACGAAATTCCTGGTAATCTCCAGCAAGGAAACCCCACAGGCAAAAAAGAAGGCGAATGAAGCAAAGGTTGATGAATTAATACCTGAACCCTTCACCCTTCCTATCCTTGTGGATAGAATCAATTCGCTTCTTTCTGATGAGAACCATCAGGCTCCCGGGACTGAGCTTTCAGGGTCTATTGCCCAGACAGGTCTCGTCGATATCTTGCAGTTGATAGAATTCAGCGCAAAAAACGGCGTGCTGACAGTATCAAGCGGTATGAGAAGGGGAACAATGACATTTGCGATGGGGCAGCTGATAAAGGCAAGGGTAGGAAAGATCCACGACGAAGCTGCAGTATACGAGATGCTTTCTTGGAAGGAAGGAGACTTTTTTTTCCAGGCGCTTGATATGCCGGAGAATGAAGCCGATACAGGGGTAACGCCGCTTGCGTCCGTCTCCTCCCTTGTGCTTGAATGGGCGCGCTTCAAAGATGAAGGAAAAGGAAAACCAACCTCGGCTCCGCAGGAGTACGGAGCAAAGGAGCCTGCATTAAATCTCCTTTTCAGTATGGCTTCCTGGCTTGACTACCTGAGGGAAAAGTAG